In one bacterium genomic region, the following are encoded:
- a CDS encoding rod shape-determining protein, whose protein sequence is MIKRRIAIDLGTANTLVYVPKKGIVANEPSVVAVSVDDNRIVAIGNEAKEMLGRTPDIITANRPLRDGVIADYRITQAMLKHFIDKVSGTIRLSRPELMISVPAGVTSTERRAVIDAALAAGARKAHIIREPVAAAIGAGVPIAAPAGNLIVDIGGGTTEVAILSLGGIVAQNSIRIGGNKLDMAIADYIRRKYGLIIGDQTAEDIKQEIGSALPLEVPLTMQIRGRDMIAGLPKTIKLDSDEVTQAISDELDGIIGAVKAVLEQTPPELSSDIIDRGMVMTGGGSKLRNIDKLMTKVTGVPAYVADEPMLCVARGTGIALENLDDYIRSVISNR, encoded by the coding sequence ATGATAAAACGACGCATTGCGATTGACCTAGGCACAGCCAATACTTTGGTGTATGTACCCAAAAAGGGGATTGTAGCCAATGAGCCGAGTGTGGTGGCGGTTTCAGTAGATGACAATCGGATTGTAGCGATTGGTAATGAAGCTAAGGAAATGTTGGGTCGAACGCCAGATATTATTACCGCTAATCGACCCCTGCGCGATGGAGTGATTGCTGATTATCGAATTACGCAGGCCATGCTCAAGCACTTTATTGATAAAGTTTCTGGAACGATTCGCTTGAGTCGGCCAGAGCTGATGATATCTGTGCCAGCCGGAGTAACGTCTACAGAAAGACGAGCAGTAATTGATGCGGCTCTAGCGGCTGGTGCGAGAAAGGCTCATATTATTCGCGAGCCAGTAGCGGCGGCCATTGGTGCTGGAGTGCCAATTGCGGCACCGGCTGGTAATTTAATTGTTGATATTGGTGGTGGCACAACGGAAGTGGCAATCCTGTCTTTAGGTGGAATTGTGGCACAGAACTCCATTCGGATTGGTGGAAATAAGCTTGATATGGCCATTGCTGACTACATTAGGCGTAAATATGGGCTTATTATTGGCGATCAAACAGCCGAAGATATTAAGCAGGAGATTGGCTCGGCTCTGCCGCTAGAGGTACCGCTGACGATGCAGATACGTGGCCGTGATATGATTGCTGGCTTGCCAAAAACTATCAAGCTGGACTCCGATGAGGTGACCCAAGCAATATCAGATGAGCTGGACGGAATCATTGGGGCGGTAAAGGCTGTATTGGAGCAAACCCCACCTGAGCTGTCGAGCGATATTATCGATCGAGGTATGGTAATGACTGGTGGCGGTTCGAAGTTGCGTAATATTGATAAGTTAATGACCAAAGTTACTGGCGTACCGGCCTATGTGGCTGATGAACCAATGCTATGTGTGGCGCGAGGGACTGGTATTGCCCTAGAAAATCTTGACGATTATATACGTAGCGTAATTTCTAATCGATAA